aattatattaaattgttgttttggtaaaataaattatagtttaaaTAAACTTAGGTGAAGTTGAATAAAACGCtgtttttaacagttttaatgttaacaatatttttaaaatttttttgatatttaattataaaatatttcataaaaagtTTAATACATGCTGTCAAGGTCAACGTTGAAAATTTCACGTTTGATATTTAtagttaatattaaaatattttaatatcaaaagctGCTTAATAAAAAGCAGTTTCAATATTCcaggttttcagtttctcagtaCTGTCCTCCTCCACCTTCCCGCTGTCACGCTGGAAAGTCACCAGGAAAGTCCCCGAGCACGTGGGGGGCACCTTCCCCGCCTCGGACCCAGGGGCGCCGCGCCCGACTCACCCCCGCGGGTCCCCAACACCGTCCGCTCGCGGCCCACGTCCCCGCCGTCCCCTTTCTCCGCATCTGTCGCCGCATCTCGCCCACAAACGCTCCCGAATCTGTAAAAACCACTCAACACGCTCGGATTCCGGCCTCAGACCCTCAAGAAACGGCTTCTTTGTAAAAATGGCCTCGCCGAAGTTTCTGTGCGAAAGGAAAGCGCAAAACTCAGGGGCAAGTGCAGAAAATGCCGGGTTCGGTGCTCTCTCCCTGAGAAACGCGTCCCCGGCGAGGCCGCGGCCAAGCTCTCCGCGCAGCAGAAGGGCCGCGGAGAGGAAGGTGTCTCGTGCACTATTAAAGAGGCACGAAGTTGGCTCCCAAGGCTGCGACGCACACCCCCTCCAGCGGCCCGAACGACTGAAACCGACCAAGTCCGCGCCTCTGAGCGCCCGGCGTCAGGAAAGGCCCCCTGCGCGCCCTCTAGCGGCCGCCCAGGGAATCCCGCTTTCCGGGGAGCCCGCGAAGGAAACTGCGCTAGTTGTTCAGCGGTGCCCTGCGCGCCCCCTGGCGGCCGTGCAGTGAATCACCGGAATTCTCAATGGCCCGGGTCCATTTGCTAGAGGCAGGAGTGATGCTCTGCTCCATCCTTGCCTGCTCTCTTGGCAGGGACTCGCCTTGGATCCATAGCCTAAAAAACAGGGAGATCTTCATGCTGTTGAGACAGCTGGAAAAAATCCACTCTAAGTCATGCCTGAACGACGGAACCTACTTCAAATTTCCTTGGGAAAGCGAGACTATCACCCAAATCCGGAAGACGCAGGGCACCTGTTTCCACTATGTGATGCTCCAGGAGATCATCAACCTCTTCAACACAGACGACAGCCGTGCTGCTTGGAACAACGCCCTCCTGGATCAACTACTCTCTAGGCTTCATCACAGCCTGGAGCAGCTGGAAGAAGAAAACCTGGCTTGTCCCTATTTGGGAACTGTTGCCCGGAATTACTTCCAAAAAATCAATCACTATCTGAAGGAAAAGGCATTCAGCCCCTGTGCCTGGGAGGTTGTCAGAGGGGAAACGGAAGTGTGCCTCTCCCTCATGTAGCAATACTCAGAGAAAAGTCggcaaataaaggagaaaattagacTTATCCGCTCTCTAATCATTCACATTGTTTGCTAAGAACCCCCCCAAATAATCTCAACTCATATTTCTGTACCAGctgaaaaatatctgaaactaAAATCATggaggtatttaaaaaaatatattgtacatCATGAATTTGCAAAAGTATGTTTAGAGAGAAGAACATGATCtactttcttaaataaataactttatgaccttttaaaaaaatctgtttaagcTTTTTGAGGGCATTTGTTGTTTCTAAAATGTAAAGTCCATTTTGTATGCAACGTTCCTTCAGGATAATATATTGTTAAAGACATCTATCACTTAcgtaaatgttagctgctataaCAGATAAACAGAAAACTATCCATAATTTGAtcataatagaaatttatttttcctttgtataaGAGCACAATGCAGGCATTCCTGATCAGAAGAATCTTCTGGTTGACTCTTCTCCAAACAGTGATTCAGAAACATTGATACCCTCTATTTCGTGACTTTACCATATTCAACATGTGACTCCAAGTCTGTCTGTGATGCTTGAATCTATTCCACTCAGttgtagagagaaaaagtaaagtgGATCACACAAGATATCTTCAAGGGCCAGGACCATACAGGGCaatatcacttctgctcacattagTTGGCCTGCGTATATTCTCACGAAATGTGTTAAGTGCAAAGAAATTGGGAAATAGACTCCCATCAGGTGACTAATGAAAGAGCAGACAAGTTCAGTGAAAAGGCCACTCTTCATTTTTTACACTATTTGTATTAATGCTCTTTTTAGGAGAACAAAATAACCAATGTGTTCACTGCGcacactttatatattttaaaaaactgacccAAAGTCTGATTCCACAGTTCAAATTCAGGGAAATGACATAGATGTCACTACATAGAGTTCACAGTATCGTTGATCCTTTAAAAGAAGCATTCAAGTTGATTCCCAAAGGCATAGGCTAAAGTCAGAAAATGGCCACAagtttggagatgaggcctcAGAACACGTTGTAAAGTTCAAGTTGTTTCCTTCTCACCTGAGGGAGACAAGGAAAGTATGATCAGGTAACTCCTTGCAGGTTCTTGAGGATCACTAGAATAAAAGTGAGAGTGAGCCTTCCATCGTGACCAGGCCAGTGATAATCATCCTGATATTCTAAATACTAATAATACAAACTTGAAGAACATATACCTGCCACCAATTTGTTTTCAACTTCACGCGATATTCAGTTATAACTTCTCTTGGAGAACCATGAAGAATTTACAAAATATTGTTCGGTCTATCGTCCTCTCAAATCATCGCTATCTATTATACGTTGGTGTTATTCATTCTCCTATTA
The window above is part of the Equus caballus isolate H_3958 breed thoroughbred chromosome 23, TB-T2T, whole genome shotgun sequence genome. Proteins encoded here:
- the IFND1 gene encoding interferon delta 1 precursor (The RefSeq protein has 3 substitutions compared to this genomic sequence), coding for MAQIHLLEAGVMLCSILACSLGRDSPWIHSLKNREIFMLLRQLEKIHSKSCLNDGTYFKFPWESETITQIRKTQGTCFHYVMLQEIINLFNTDDSRAAWNNALLDQLLSRLHHSLEQLEEENLACPYLGTVARNYFQKINHYLKEKAFSPCAWEVVRGEMEVCLSLM